The following are from one region of the Pectobacterium actinidiae genome:
- the ldtD gene encoding L,D-transpeptidase produces MLLHKRKMVRLLLHVGCIWVGSLSPSFSVLAASPTVLSGLSQGSGVVSVENSRAGLLAALPHGMTLHYLSDLSSLYAQHQMQPMWADNRAVQQFQQQLAELAIAGVQPQFTTWVTWLTDPQLTGFARDVVLSDAMLGYLQFVSGVERSGNDWLYSSVPYRLQSPALNIVSQWQQAVKSGTSAAYVVSLAPQHSQYAKMHEALKTMLTDNRPWPSLNMTESLRPEQQSRELAVLREILQRTGMLSSTESITLFNENAAATTVSTGQAPLVDGSGTIDDRYTGALVDAVKRFQHWQGLDDDGVIGKRTRDWLNVSPQMRATLLALNIQRLRLLPDNVHTGIMVNIPNYSLIYYQDGAERLSSRVIVGQPKRKTPLMSSSLYNVVVNPPWNVPTTLTRQDIIPKVVRDPGYLQRHGYTVLSGWSQDAEAIDPSMIDWQMVSAERFPYRLRQAPGANNSLGRYKFNMPNSEAIYLHDTPNHNLFQRDIRALSSGCVRVNKASELASMLLQDAGWNNSRISSTLDQGNTTFVSMKHRIPVNLYYLTAWVAEDGRPQFRTDIYNYDDTARAGTKVLSRAGLLLQ; encoded by the coding sequence ATGTTGTTACATAAACGAAAAATGGTCAGGCTGCTGTTGCACGTGGGTTGTATTTGGGTTGGAAGCCTGTCTCCTTCGTTTTCGGTGCTGGCAGCCTCTCCGACGGTGTTATCAGGCTTATCGCAAGGCTCAGGTGTGGTGTCTGTAGAAAATAGCCGAGCAGGGCTTCTGGCCGCGCTGCCGCACGGTATGACGTTACATTATCTCTCTGATTTATCATCGCTTTATGCCCAACATCAGATGCAACCTATGTGGGCAGATAATCGCGCAGTTCAACAGTTTCAACAGCAACTGGCCGAATTGGCGATCGCCGGCGTACAGCCGCAGTTCACCACGTGGGTGACCTGGTTGACCGATCCGCAATTGACTGGGTTTGCACGTGATGTCGTGCTATCGGATGCGATGCTGGGTTATTTGCAATTCGTCTCTGGTGTCGAGCGTAGCGGTAACGACTGGCTGTACAGCAGCGTGCCTTACCGTTTGCAATCGCCAGCGCTCAATATCGTTTCTCAATGGCAACAGGCCGTAAAATCTGGCACCAGCGCAGCCTATGTCGTTTCGCTGGCACCGCAGCATTCGCAGTACGCCAAAATGCATGAGGCGCTGAAGACGATGCTGACGGACAATCGTCCGTGGCCGAGTCTGAATATGACGGAATCTCTGCGCCCGGAACAGCAGAGTCGGGAACTGGCGGTACTGCGTGAAATTCTGCAACGTACCGGTATGCTGTCGTCAACAGAGAGCATTACGCTGTTTAACGAAAATGCCGCCGCGACGACAGTCTCGACGGGACAGGCTCCGCTGGTCGATGGCAGCGGTACTATCGACGATCGTTATACTGGCGCACTGGTTGACGCGGTTAAACGCTTCCAGCATTGGCAAGGGCTCGATGATGATGGCGTTATTGGTAAACGTACGCGCGATTGGCTTAATGTGTCCCCGCAAATGCGCGCAACGCTGCTGGCGCTGAATATCCAGCGTCTGCGCCTGTTACCGGACAATGTTCATACCGGTATTATGGTGAACATCCCCAATTATTCCCTGATCTATTATCAGGATGGCGCTGAGCGTTTATCGTCGCGCGTCATTGTTGGGCAACCCAAGCGTAAGACACCGTTGATGAGCAGCTCGTTGTATAACGTCGTGGTCAATCCGCCGTGGAATGTTCCGACGACGCTGACTCGTCAGGACATCATTCCTAAAGTGGTGCGTGACCCAGGCTATCTACAGCGCCATGGCTACACGGTGTTGTCTGGCTGGAGTCAGGATGCTGAAGCGATCGATCCTTCAATGATCGATTGGCAGATGGTGTCAGCGGAGCGCTTCCCCTATCGCCTGCGTCAGGCCCCAGGTGCGAATAACTCGCTGGGACGCTATAAGTTCAATATGCCGAACTCAGAGGCGATTTATCTGCATGACACGCCTAATCACAATCTGTTCCAGCGCGATATCCGGGCGTTGAGCTCCGGCTGCGTGCGGGTTAATAAAGCATCGGAACTGGCTAGCATGCTATTGCAGGATGCGGGATGGAATAATAGTCGTATTTCTTCCACGCTGGATCAGGGGAATACCACCTTTGTGTCAATGAAACATCGGATTCCGGTCAACCTCTATTACCTGACCGCGTGGGTGGCTGAAGATGGCAGGCCGCAGTTCCGAACAGATATTTACAATTATGATGATACCGCTCGTGCCGGAACGAAAGTGCTGTCCAGAGCAGGGCTGTTGCTTCAGTAA
- a CDS encoding YcbK family protein has translation MDHIDNHRRKWLALGGAALGIALLPGQAFATLSTPRPRILTLNNLNTGERLKTEFFDGKRYNKSELSRLNHFFRDYRANKVKTIDPQLFDQLYRLQVMLGTNKPVQLISGYRAIDTNNELRAHSRGVAKQSYHTKGQAMDFHIEGVQLANIRKAAMKMRAGGVGYYPRSDFVHIDTGPVRTW, from the coding sequence ATGGATCACATTGACAATCATCGCCGTAAGTGGCTTGCACTGGGTGGTGCCGCGCTGGGCATCGCACTGCTTCCTGGTCAGGCATTTGCGACGTTATCTACACCCCGACCACGAATTTTGACGCTGAATAACCTGAATACCGGAGAGCGGCTGAAAACGGAATTCTTTGATGGTAAACGGTATAACAAGTCAGAACTTTCCCGCCTGAATCACTTTTTCCGCGATTATCGCGCAAATAAAGTCAAAACGATTGACCCCCAACTTTTTGATCAGCTTTATCGCTTACAGGTTATGTTGGGCACCAACAAGCCCGTACAGCTGATTTCTGGTTATCGCGCGATAGATACAAATAATGAATTACGTGCGCATAGCAGAGGTGTGGCAAAGCAGAGCTACCACACGAAGGGGCAGGCGATGGATTTCCATATTGAAGGCGTTCAGCTGGCCAACATTCGTAAAGCGGCAATGAAAATGCGTGCCGGCGGGGTTGGCTACTACCCACGCAGTGATTTCGTTCACATCGATACCGGCCCGGTCCGCACCTGGTAA
- a CDS encoding MBL fold metallo-hydrolase has protein sequence MKYQIVPVTAFSQNCTLLWCEKTNEAAIVDPGGDAEKIKRAVADAGISVKQILLTHGHLDHVGAAAELAEHYQVAIIGPQIEDAFWLEGLPAQSRMFGLEECAPLTPSRWLQEGDEVSVGETTLAVFHCPGHTPGHIVFFDAESRLAQVGDVIFNGGVGRTDFPQGDHQALIASIKNKLLPLGDDVTFIPGHGPMSNLGHERKTNPFLREDAAMW, from the coding sequence ATGAAATATCAAATAGTCCCGGTGACGGCCTTTAGCCAGAACTGCACGTTGTTATGGTGCGAAAAAACGAATGAAGCGGCGATTGTCGATCCCGGTGGCGATGCCGAAAAAATCAAACGTGCCGTTGCGGATGCAGGGATTTCGGTTAAACAGATTTTGTTAACGCACGGTCATTTGGATCATGTCGGCGCGGCGGCGGAATTGGCTGAGCACTATCAGGTAGCAATTATTGGCCCGCAGATTGAAGATGCTTTCTGGCTGGAAGGGCTACCGGCACAGAGCCGCATGTTTGGTCTGGAAGAATGTGCGCCGCTGACTCCATCGCGCTGGCTACAGGAAGGTGATGAGGTTAGCGTGGGCGAGACGACGCTGGCAGTTTTCCACTGTCCGGGTCATACACCGGGCCACATTGTTTTCTTTGATGCAGAATCGCGTCTGGCACAGGTCGGCGATGTTATTTTTAACGGCGGCGTAGGGCGTACCGATTTTCCACAGGGAGATCATCAGGCATTGATCGCGTCCATCAAAAATAAGCTGCTGCCACTGGGTGATGATGTGACGTTTATTCCAGGACACGGTCCGATGTCAAACTTAGGACATGAGCGTAAAACCAATCCGTTCCTGCGTGAAGATGCCGCGATGTGGTAG
- a CDS encoding amino acid aminotransferase has product MFENISAAPADPILGLTDLFRADDRANKINLGIGVYKDETGKTPVLTSVKKAEHYLLENETTKNYLGIDGLPAFGQCTQELLFGKQNAIIADKRARTAQTPGGTGALRVAADFIANQTSAKRIWISNPTWPNHHNVFSAVGLEVCQYDYYDAANHALDFDGLLNSLNAAQAGDVVLFHGCCHNPTGIDPTAEQWATLAELSVAKGWLPLFDFAYQGFARGLEEDAEGLRLFAAKHDELIVCSSYSKNFGLYNERVGACTLVAANAETADKAFSQVKAAIRANYSNPPSHGATVVATILGNDALKAIWEQELTAMRERIQRMRQLFVNTLQEKGAQQDFSFIINQNGMFSFSGLTKEQVLRLRDEFGVYAVNSGRINVAGMTPENMAPLCEAIVAVL; this is encoded by the coding sequence ATGTTTGAAAATATCTCTGCCGCACCGGCCGATCCTATTCTCGGGCTGACCGATCTCTTCCGCGCCGATGACCGCGCGAATAAAATCAATCTGGGTATTGGTGTCTATAAAGATGAAACCGGTAAAACGCCGGTTCTGACCAGCGTAAAAAAAGCAGAACACTATCTGCTGGAAAATGAAACCACCAAAAACTATCTGGGCATTGACGGTCTGCCAGCATTCGGTCAGTGCACGCAGGAGTTATTGTTTGGCAAGCAGAATGCCATTATTGCCGACAAACGTGCCCGCACGGCGCAAACTCCAGGCGGAACCGGTGCGTTGCGCGTAGCCGCTGATTTCATTGCCAATCAAACGTCTGCGAAACGCATTTGGATCAGCAACCCAACCTGGCCAAATCACCATAACGTCTTCTCTGCTGTCGGTTTGGAAGTATGCCAGTATGACTACTACGATGCAGCGAACCATGCGCTGGATTTTGATGGCCTGCTGAACAGCCTGAACGCCGCACAAGCAGGTGATGTGGTGCTGTTCCACGGCTGTTGCCACAACCCAACCGGTATCGATCCTACCGCTGAGCAGTGGGCAACACTGGCCGAACTGTCGGTAGCGAAAGGCTGGTTGCCGCTGTTTGACTTCGCCTATCAGGGCTTTGCCCGCGGGCTAGAAGAAGATGCGGAAGGTCTGCGTCTCTTCGCTGCAAAACACGATGAACTGATTGTATGCAGCTCATACTCTAAAAACTTCGGCTTGTACAATGAGCGCGTCGGTGCCTGTACGCTGGTTGCCGCTAATGCCGAAACAGCAGACAAAGCATTCAGCCAGGTGAAAGCCGCTATTCGCGCAAACTACTCTAACCCACCGTCACACGGTGCGACCGTTGTTGCGACCATTCTGGGCAACGATGCACTTAAAGCGATTTGGGAGCAGGAATTGACGGCGATGCGTGAGCGAATTCAACGCATGCGTCAACTGTTCGTCAATACCTTGCAGGAAAAAGGCGCGCAGCAGGATTTCTCCTTCATCATTAACCAGAATGGGATGTTCTCATTCAGCGGCTTGACCAAAGAGCAGGTTCTGCGTCTGCGTGATGAATTTGGCGTTTACGCGGTGAACTCTGGCCGTATCAACGTTGCGGGAATGACGCCAGAAAACATGGCTCCGCTCTGCGAAGCGATTGTTGCCGTACTCTGA
- a CDS encoding porin produces the protein MMKRNILAVVIPALLVAGAANAAEVYNKDGNKLDLTGKITGLHYFSDNNGNDGDKTYARLGFKGETQIADQLTGFGRFEYQFQGNRAESSGSSNSDKTRYAFAGLKFADAGSFDYGRNLGVAYDGIAYTDVLPEFGGDQSNSDNFLTGRSTGVATYRNSNFFGLVDGWNFAVQYQGKNNSDSTNSRGNINEQNGDGWGISSSYDSDIGLGVVASYAAVNRTDNQNNNATTGRGKNAEAWATGLKYDANAVYLAATYGEYRNVSYIGQTSGPAGVALTDGFADKTKIFEAVAQYNFDFGLTPSLAYVSGKAKDDVNNKNDYITKYVSVGATYAFNKNMSTYVDYQINLIKDTNVYGVNDDDTVALGLTYQF, from the coding sequence ATGATGAAACGCAACATTCTTGCAGTAGTAATCCCAGCTCTGTTAGTCGCTGGCGCAGCCAACGCTGCTGAAGTTTATAACAAAGACGGCAACAAGCTGGATCTGACTGGTAAAATCACTGGTCTGCACTACTTCTCTGATAACAACGGTAATGATGGCGATAAAACCTATGCTCGTCTGGGCTTCAAAGGTGAAACTCAGATCGCTGATCAACTGACTGGTTTTGGCCGTTTTGAATATCAGTTCCAAGGCAACAGAGCTGAAAGCTCTGGTTCTTCTAACTCCGATAAAACTCGTTATGCCTTTGCTGGTTTGAAATTTGCTGATGCTGGTTCTTTCGACTACGGTCGTAATCTGGGCGTTGCATATGACGGTATCGCTTATACCGACGTACTGCCAGAGTTTGGTGGCGATCAATCCAACTCCGATAACTTCCTGACCGGTCGTTCTACTGGCGTTGCAACTTACCGTAATAGCAACTTCTTCGGCTTGGTTGACGGCTGGAACTTCGCTGTTCAATACCAAGGTAAAAACAACAGCGATAGCACTAACAGCCGTGGCAACATTAACGAGCAAAATGGTGACGGCTGGGGTATCTCCTCTTCTTACGACTCAGATATCGGTCTGGGTGTTGTAGCATCTTATGCTGCAGTTAACCGCACTGATAATCAGAACAACAATGCGACCACTGGCCGTGGTAAGAATGCTGAAGCTTGGGCAACTGGTCTGAAATATGATGCCAATGCTGTCTACTTGGCTGCTACCTACGGTGAATACCGTAACGTATCTTATATCGGTCAAACTTCAGGTCCTGCTGGTGTTGCTCTGACTGATGGTTTCGCAGACAAAACCAAAATCTTTGAAGCTGTTGCACAATACAACTTCGATTTCGGTCTGACTCCATCTCTAGCATATGTTTCTGGCAAAGCTAAAGATGATGTAAACAACAAAAATGATTACATCACTAAATATGTCAGCGTTGGCGCTACCTATGCGTTCAACAAAAACATGTCCACCTATGTTGACTACCAGATCAACCTGATCAAAGACACCAACGTATACGGCGTCAACGATGACGATACTGTTGCTCTGGGTCTGACTTACCAGTTCTAA
- the asnS gene encoding asparagine--tRNA ligase, with product MSVVPVVDVLQGRVAVDSEVTVRGWVRTRRDSKAGISFIAVYDGSCFNPLQAVVNNNLSNYQDDVLRLTTGCSVEITGNVVASPGEGQSFELQATNVNVVGWVDDPDTYPMAAKRHSIEYLREVAHLRPRTNLIGAVARVRHTLAQAIHRFFHENGYFWVSTPLITASDTEGAGEMFRVSTLDLENLPRTEQGKVDFSEDFFGKEAFLTVSGQLNGETYACALSNVYTFGPTFRAENSNTSRHLAEFWMIEPEVAFASLDDVAGLAENLLKYVFQAVLDERADDMAFFAERVDKEAITRLEKFVSSDFAQVDYTEAVEILLNCGKQFENPVYWGVDLSSEHERYLAEQHFKAPVVVKNYPKDIKAFYMRMNEDGKTVAAMDVLAPGIGEIIGGSQREERLAQLDSRLEEMGLNKEDYWWYRDLRRYGTIPHSGFGLGFERLIAYVTGVQNVRDVIPFPRTPRNASF from the coding sequence ATGAGCGTAGTGCCTGTAGTCGATGTACTGCAAGGCCGTGTCGCCGTTGACAGCGAAGTCACCGTGCGCGGCTGGGTACGTACCCGGAGAGATTCTAAAGCCGGTATCTCCTTTATCGCCGTTTATGACGGCTCCTGCTTTAATCCATTACAGGCTGTCGTTAATAATAATCTCTCCAATTATCAGGATGACGTGCTGCGCCTGACTACCGGTTGCTCCGTAGAAATCACGGGGAATGTCGTCGCGTCTCCGGGTGAAGGCCAGAGCTTCGAGCTGCAAGCCACTAATGTCAACGTCGTCGGCTGGGTTGACGATCCCGATACCTACCCGATGGCGGCAAAACGCCACAGCATCGAATACCTGCGTGAAGTCGCGCATTTGCGTCCGCGTACTAACCTGATCGGTGCCGTGGCACGTGTTCGCCATACGCTGGCACAGGCCATTCACCGCTTCTTCCATGAGAACGGCTACTTCTGGGTGTCTACCCCGCTGATTACCGCGTCCGATACCGAAGGCGCGGGTGAAATGTTCCGCGTTTCCACGCTCGATCTGGAAAACCTGCCGCGTACCGAACAAGGTAAAGTGGATTTCAGCGAAGACTTCTTCGGTAAAGAAGCCTTCCTGACCGTATCTGGCCAGTTGAACGGCGAAACCTACGCCTGTGCGCTGTCCAACGTGTATACCTTTGGTCCAACCTTCCGCGCAGAAAACTCCAATACTAGCCGCCATCTGGCCGAGTTTTGGATGATCGAACCAGAAGTTGCGTTTGCTTCTCTGGATGACGTGGCCGGTCTGGCGGAAAACCTGCTGAAATATGTTTTCCAGGCCGTGCTGGACGAACGTGCCGATGATATGGCGTTCTTCGCCGAACGTGTTGATAAAGAAGCCATCACTCGACTGGAAAAATTCGTGAGCTCCGATTTCGCACAGGTAGATTACACCGAAGCCGTCGAGATCCTGCTGAACTGTGGGAAGCAGTTCGAAAACCCAGTTTACTGGGGCGTTGACCTCTCTTCCGAACACGAGCGTTATCTGGCAGAGCAACACTTCAAAGCACCGGTCGTCGTTAAAAACTATCCGAAAGACATCAAAGCGTTCTACATGCGTATGAATGAAGACGGTAAAACAGTTGCCGCAATGGATGTTCTGGCACCGGGAATCGGCGAGATCATCGGGGGCTCTCAGCGTGAAGAGCGTCTGGCTCAACTGGATAGCCGTCTGGAAGAGATGGGGCTGAATAAAGAAGACTACTGGTGGTATCGTGATTTACGTCGTTACGGCACCATTCCCCATTCCGGTTTTGGTTTAGGTTTTGAACGATTAATTGCTTATGTTACCGGTGTACAGAATGTGCGCGACGTGATCCCTTTCCCGCGTACTCCACGGAATGCCAGTTTCTAA
- the pncB gene encoding nicotinate phosphoribosyltransferase, translated as MTLHTSPILHSLLDTDAYKLHMQQAVYHHYYDVDVAAEFRCRGDELLGVYADEIAHQVDLMRFLSLSDDEFTYLSSLPFFKQDYLHWLRNFRFNPQQVSIKNHAGKLDIRITGPWREVILWEVPLLAVISEVVHRDRSSDVTTEQALAQLSASLKRFHQNSADVDLSRFKLMDFGTRRRFSRDIQQTIVTALRADFPNLIGTSNYDLARRLGITPVGTQAHEWFQAHQQISPTLANSQRAALQMWLREYPTHLGIALTDCITMDAFLRDFDLSFAEAYQGLRHDSGDPVEWGEKAIAHYQRLNIDPMSKTLVFSDNLNLDKALTLYRHFWQRVNLVFGMGTRLTCDIPGVKPLNIVIKLVECNGKPVAKLSDSPGKTICQDQNFVCELRKAFDLPRVKKAS; from the coding sequence ATGACTTTGCACACTTCCCCGATTCTGCACTCATTGCTGGATACCGACGCCTACAAGCTGCACATGCAACAGGCGGTCTATCATCATTATTATGATGTCGACGTTGCGGCTGAATTTCGCTGTCGCGGTGATGAATTATTAGGCGTTTACGCTGATGAGATAGCCCACCAGGTCGATCTGATGCGTTTCTTGTCATTAAGTGACGATGAGTTCACCTATCTTTCTTCTCTGCCGTTCTTTAAACAGGACTATCTCCACTGGCTACGGAACTTCCGTTTCAATCCGCAGCAGGTGTCGATCAAGAATCATGCTGGTAAACTGGATATCCGCATCACCGGGCCGTGGCGTGAGGTGATTTTGTGGGAAGTTCCCTTGCTGGCCGTGATCAGTGAAGTCGTACATCGGGATCGTTCGTCTGACGTCACGACTGAGCAGGCGCTCGCCCAACTGTCTGCCTCATTGAAGCGTTTCCACCAGAACAGCGCGGATGTGGATCTCAGCCGATTCAAGCTAATGGATTTCGGCACGCGCCGACGTTTTTCTCGCGATATCCAGCAGACTATTGTGACGGCGCTGCGAGCCGATTTCCCTAACCTCATCGGCACCAGCAATTACGATTTGGCGCGCCGTTTAGGCATCACACCTGTCGGTACACAGGCGCACGAGTGGTTTCAGGCCCATCAACAGATAAGTCCGACACTGGCAAACAGCCAGCGTGCCGCACTACAAATGTGGCTACGTGAATATCCCACACATTTGGGGATTGCGTTGACCGATTGCATCACTATGGATGCCTTCTTACGCGATTTCGATTTGTCGTTCGCCGAAGCCTACCAAGGGCTGCGTCACGATTCCGGCGATCCGGTTGAGTGGGGAGAGAAAGCCATTGCGCATTATCAGCGTCTGAACATCGATCCAATGAGCAAAACGCTGGTCTTCTCCGACAATCTGAATCTGGATAAAGCGCTAACGCTATATCGTCATTTCTGGCAGCGCGTGAATCTGGTATTTGGCATGGGCACCCGCCTGACGTGTGACATCCCCGGCGTGAAGCCGTTAAATATCGTCATCAAACTGGTGGAATGCAATGGCAAGCCGGTGGCAAAACTCTCCGATAGTCCGGGTAAAACCATCTGTCAGGATCAGAACTTCGTGTGTGAGTTACGCAAAGCGTTTGACTTACCCCGCGTGAAAAAGGCCAGTTGA
- the pepN gene encoding aminopeptidase N, giving the protein MNQQPQIKYRHDYRAPDYTITDIALDFDLHAEKTHVKAVSQVVLQGDAGAPLKLDGEGLTLINLSVDGQPWTHYQQQDDGLILTQLPARFTLSIETQINPAANSALEGLYLSGDALCTQCEAEGFRHITYYLDRPDVLAKFTTRITADKARYPYLLSNGNRIAQGELEGGRHWIEWQDPFPKPAYLFALVAGDFDVLQDRFTTRSGRDVALELYVDRGNLDRAGWAMTSLKNSMKWDEERFGLEYDLDIYMIVAVDFFNMGAMENKGLNVFNSKYVLAKAETATDKDYLNIEAVIGHEYFHNWTGNRVTCRDWFQLSLKEGLTVFRDQEFSSDLGSRAVNRIDNVRVMRGAQFAEDASPMSHPIRPDQVIEMNNFYTLTVYEKGSEVIRMMHTLLGEERFQAGIRLYFERHDGSAATCDDFVLAMEDASGVDLTQFRRWYSQSGTPVLTVRDDYDPQTQQYLLSVSQKTPVGADKQPKLPLHIPLDIELYDPQGQVIPLQKDGQLLASVLNVTESEQTFIFDQVPCRPIPSLLREFSAPVKLNYAWSDEQLTFLMRHASNAFSRWDAAQSLLANYIRLNVSRYQQKQPLSVPMHVVDAFRGVLLDEKLDPMLASQILTLPSENEIAELFDIIDPTAIAAVRESMTRTMAKEMADEWLAVYHANHAPQYRIEHADMGKRALRNICLHYLAFSDADQADKLVQAQFRQADNMTDSLAALAAAVEAQLPVRDELLTQFDNRWHQDGLVMDKWFVLQATSPAADVLTRVRELLQHRSFSLNNPNRLRSLVGAFAASNPSAFHAEDGSGYRFLTEILTDLNTRNPQVAARMIEPLIRLKRYDAKRQAQMRQALEQLKTLENLSGDLFEKISKALQD; this is encoded by the coding sequence ATGAATCAACAGCCGCAAATAAAATATCGCCATGACTACCGTGCGCCGGATTACACCATTACTGACATTGCACTGGATTTCGATCTCCATGCTGAAAAAACTCACGTAAAAGCGGTTAGCCAGGTGGTGTTGCAGGGCGACGCTGGCGCGCCGTTGAAGCTGGATGGCGAAGGGTTGACGCTGATTAACCTGAGCGTTGATGGCCAGCCGTGGACACATTACCAGCAGCAGGACGATGGCCTGATTCTGACGCAATTGCCCGCGCGTTTCACGCTCAGCATTGAAACGCAAATCAATCCTGCCGCCAATAGCGCGCTGGAAGGACTATATCTCTCTGGCGACGCGCTCTGTACGCAGTGTGAGGCCGAAGGATTCCGCCACATTACTTATTATCTCGACCGACCAGATGTACTGGCGAAATTCACGACGCGCATCACAGCGGATAAAGCGCGCTATCCTTATTTACTCTCTAACGGTAATCGTATCGCCCAAGGTGAGCTGGAGGGCGGCCGCCACTGGATTGAATGGCAGGATCCGTTCCCGAAACCGGCTTATCTGTTCGCGCTGGTTGCTGGCGATTTTGATGTCCTTCAGGATCGCTTCACGACGCGTTCTGGCCGCGATGTTGCGCTGGAGCTGTATGTTGACCGTGGCAACCTCGATCGCGCTGGCTGGGCGATGACCTCGCTGAAGAATTCGATGAAGTGGGACGAAGAGCGTTTCGGTCTGGAATACGATCTCGACATCTATATGATCGTCGCTGTTGATTTCTTCAACATGGGAGCGATGGAAAACAAAGGGCTGAACGTATTTAACTCCAAATACGTGCTGGCTAAGGCAGAAACCGCGACGGATAAAGACTATCTGAACATTGAAGCGGTGATCGGCCATGAATATTTCCACAACTGGACGGGCAACCGCGTCACCTGTCGCGACTGGTTCCAGCTTAGCCTGAAAGAAGGGCTGACGGTGTTCCGCGATCAGGAGTTCAGCTCCGATCTGGGGTCGCGCGCAGTGAACCGTATTGATAACGTGCGTGTGATGCGCGGTGCTCAGTTTGCCGAAGATGCCAGCCCGATGTCGCATCCGATTCGTCCCGATCAGGTGATCGAGATGAATAACTTCTACACGCTGACGGTCTATGAAAAGGGATCGGAAGTGATCCGCATGATGCACACGTTATTAGGTGAAGAGCGCTTCCAGGCCGGTATTCGTCTGTATTTTGAGCGTCACGACGGCAGCGCGGCGACCTGTGATGACTTTGTGCTGGCGATGGAAGATGCCTCCGGTGTCGATCTCACACAGTTCCGCCGCTGGTATAGCCAGTCAGGCACGCCGGTACTGACCGTGCGTGATGATTATGATCCGCAAACGCAACAATATCTGCTGAGCGTGAGCCAAAAGACCCCGGTCGGCGCCGATAAACAGCCGAAGCTGCCGCTGCATATTCCGTTGGATATCGAACTGTACGATCCGCAAGGGCAGGTCATTCCGCTACAGAAAGACGGCCAACTGCTGGCGTCGGTGCTGAATGTAACCGAATCCGAACAGACGTTCATTTTCGATCAGGTGCCTTGCCGCCCGATTCCTTCTTTATTACGTGAGTTCTCTGCGCCAGTAAAACTGAACTATGCCTGGAGCGATGAACAGCTGACGTTCCTGATGCGCCACGCGAGCAATGCCTTCTCCCGCTGGGATGCGGCACAGAGCCTGCTGGCTAACTATATCCGTCTGAATGTTTCTCGCTATCAGCAGAAACAACCGCTTTCTGTACCGATGCATGTTGTCGATGCTTTCCGTGGCGTGTTGCTGGATGAAAAACTGGATCCGATGCTGGCTTCTCAGATTCTGACATTGCCGAGCGAAAACGAAATTGCCGAGCTGTTTGATATTATCGATCCGACGGCGATCGCGGCTGTGCGAGAAAGCATGACGCGGACGATGGCGAAAGAGATGGCGGATGAATGGCTGGCGGTATATCACGCGAATCACGCGCCGCAATATCGTATCGAACACGCGGATATGGGCAAACGCGCGCTGCGCAACATCTGCCTGCATTATCTGGCATTCAGCGATGCGGATCAGGCGGACAAATTGGTGCAAGCGCAGTTCCGTCAGGCGGATAATATGACGGATTCGCTGGCGGCGCTGGCGGCTGCAGTTGAAGCGCAACTGCCGGTGCGTGATGAATTGCTGACGCAGTTTGATAACCGCTGGCATCAGGATGGCTTGGTTATGGATAAATGGTTTGTGCTGCAAGCCACCAGCCCGGCAGCCGATGTGCTGACCCGCGTGCGTGAGCTGCTGCAACACCGCTCGTTCAGCCTGAACAACCCTAACCGCCTGCGTTCGCTGGTGGGGGCGTTTGCGGCCTCGAATCCGTCGGCTTTCCATGCTGAGGACGGCAGCGGCTATCGTTTCCTGACGGAGATTCTAACTGACCTGAACACGCGTAACCCGCAAGTCGCGGCTCGTATGATCGAACCATTAATCCGTCTGAAACGTTATGATGCCAAACGTCAGGCGCAAATGCGTCAGGCGCTGGAGCAACTGAAGACGTTGGAAAATCTCTCTGGCGATCTGTTCGAGAAAATCAGCAAGGCACTGCAAGACTAA